The Anaerobaca lacustris DNA window TACCGAGAGTACTACGACCTGGATCTGCTCTGGGGCGACGCGAAGAGAATTGATTACTGATTATTGGTGATTGACGATTGATGATGACGGTTCTTGACGTCCTGGAAGAGAGAATCGGCGCGGCGATGGCGGCCGTGGTCGGAACCAACGAATGTGCCGCGATTGTCCGCCCTGCCACGGATGCGCGGTTCGGAGACTATCAGGCCAACGGCGTCATGGCGCTGGCCAAACAGATCAAGACCAATCCGCGAAGGCTGGCCGAGCAGGTGGTCGAGCGGCTCGACGTCGCCGACCTCTGCGAGCCGCCCGAGATCGCCGGGCCGGGCTTCATCAACTTGCGTCTCAAGCCCGACTACGTCGCCGGCCAACTGCTTCGCATCAACACCGACGACTCCGAACGTCTCGGCATCGACCCGACCGCCAAGGCGAAGAACACCGTCGTGGACTTCTCCAGCCCCAACATCGCCAAGGAGATGCACGTCGGCCATCTGCGCAGCACGATCATCGGCGACGCCATCTGCCGCGCGCTCGAATTCCTCGGCCACCCCGTCATCCGCCAGAACCACATTGGCGACTGGGGCACACAGTTCGGAAGGGTCATTCTCGGCCTATGGCACATGTGCATGGCCGAGAAGCACGGCGAACCGCTTTACTACCGAACGGAACTCGACGAATTGAGGCGGATCGCAGGATCAGACCAAGACCTCAGAACGCTCTGCACGCGAATACGCGACCGCCACGAAGACGACTGGAGCAACGATCGCGAGGGCGAGCAGCATTTCGCACCGTTCCTGGAAGGACTGAATGATCGTGACGTCGAAGGACTGTGGGAACAGTTCCTGTGCGTTTATCAGTACGTCAACGCCCTGGAAGACGCTCTTGCGGGAATGGGCCTGACCGTCCGCACGATCAATCGCGGCCGAGAAGAGACCATCCCCTATGAATCCCTGTCGAGGCGGATCACGGTCATGCTGCAGCGCCAAGACCGTCAGGAGTTTGACGCCTGGCAGTTCATCCGAAGACTCACCCTGGAACACTGCGGCGGCATCTACAGGAAGCTGGGCGTCCAACTGACGGACGCCGACGTCCGTGGTGAGAGCTTCTATAACGACAAGCTGCCGACGGTGGTCGGCGATCTGCAAGCATCGGGCCTGGCAGTCGAGTCGGACGGCGCAACGTGTGTCTTTCCGGAGGGGTTCAAGACCAAGGAGGGTCAGCCGCTGCCGTTTATTATCCGCAAGTCGGACGGAGCATTTCTCTACGCGACAACGGACCTGGCGGCGCTGCGATACCGTGTCAACGAACTGCAGGCCGACCGGATTGTTTATGTGACTGACGCCCGGCAGATTCAGCACTTCCAGATGCTTTTCGCGGTGGCCGACATGGCCGGGTGGGACCGGCGGGACGGCGAGAAGGTCGAGCTGGCCCATGTAACGTTCGGCAGCGTTCTGGGCGAGGACGCCCGGCCGCTCAAGACGCGCTCCGGCGAGAACATCAAACTCAAGGACCTGCTCGACGAGGCCGTCGAGCGGGCGAAATCGGTCGTCGAGGAGAAGAACCCCGACCTGCCGCCCGAGCGGAAAGCCGAGATCGCCAAAGCCGTCGGGATCGGCGCGGTCAAGTACGCCGACTACTCGAACAATCGCACCAGCGACTACGTCTTCAGCTTCGACAAGATGCTGGCGATGGACGGCAACACGGCGCCATACATGCAGTACGCCTACGCCCGGATCAAGTCCATCGAGCGAAAGGCCGAGAGCAAGGGCGTTCATATCGAGGACGAGCTGCACGGGATTGCGGCCCTCGATCTCAGCGAGCCGACGGAACTGGATTTGGGCAAGCACCTGGCCCGCTACGGCGAGGCCATCGAATCGGCCGCCGCCGATTACCGACCCAACTACCTGACCGCATATTTGTACGAGCTGGCACAGAAATTCAGTGCGTTTTACACGAATTGCCCCGTGCTCGACGCCCCGGTGGCGAAGCGGCCGACGCGACTGCTGTTGTGTGACCTGACGGCCCGGACGATCCGCCACGGGCTGAGCGAACTGCTCGGCATCGGCGTGGTCGACCAGATGTGAGGAAAACGCCATGAAGGTGGTTCAAGAGGAATTCCGCATAGGCACGCGCAGCCGCAACGAGATGATCGATATCACCGCACATGTCGAATCCATCGTCCGCAATTCCGGGATCGGCAATGGCCAGGCGATCGTCTTCTGCCCGCACACGACGGCCGCGATCACGATCAACGAGAACGCCGACCCGTCCGTCCCTCACGATATCCTCCTGACACTCAACGAACTGCTGCCCCACCACCGGGCCGGCTATCGCCACAGCGAGGGCAATTCCGACGCCCACTGCAAGTGTTCGCTCGTCGGGGCCAGCGAGCAGGTGCTCCTCCGAGACGGACGGCTGACGCTGGGGACCTGGCAGGGCATCTTCTTCTGTGAGTTCGACGGTCCGCGAAACCGGAAGGTGATCGTGCAGGTCAGTGGGCAGTGAACCCGACCGATCCGTCTGAAGTGCGAGACAGGACGATCCGCCGTCCGCGTCCCCTCAAAATGCGCGCAGAAAAATGGCGAGGTGGTGGTTCCGGCTGGGGGGGAGACCGGTGGACCACGCTGCCTCGCCGAGGTTTATTAGCTGTCGTACACAGCTCAATTCGGTAAAATCAAAGAGCAAGTGTAATGTTTCCGACCGACCTGTCAAACACCTTCCCCGAAAACCAAGCACATACCAGGGTGATTCAGCCACCCCATTTCACTCCATTGAATACGCCAATTATACCTCGTTTAACACCCCACTGCAAGACAAAAAAACGCGATTTTCGCATTTTCCTGCACGGACGCCGGGATTCACCGAGTCCGGTAAGTCCTGCTCCGACAAGTCTTTGTGAAATCCGCCCGCATTGGCCCTCGCCCGACGGCCTCCAATCGGACACTGACGACGGCCTTTCTTGACGCAAGCGGCGTGCGACGACGCCGTCCGGCAAGCCGGCCGAGTTCGCGCGCCGGCGCTGCAAGAAACAGTCGATCGCCCCACCGCCAAATACAATACCAACCGAATCCAATATAGCTTTAATTAGTCGCTGGCGCCGCCGAAATCGACACGACGAAGGGCCACCCGGCGCGCCATGCGAGCCACGCCCGGTTTGGCGTCGGCTGGGCCGGAGATCCGCCCGATTTTTCGGCTTAGTTGCTTGTGGACGACGGCAAAACCCCCTACACTGACCCGCTTGATGAGCGCTGTGTTCTCAACGAACAGGATGGTTCCTCCTTGCATTGATGATTTCTACAGATGACGAAACTCGCAGAGAGAATTGAACGCGTCAAAAAATCGATTGCCTCTGCCTGCGCGCGATCGAGCCGGGAGCCGGAGGATGTCAAACTGGTCATCGTAACGAAGTCGGCCGGGATCGAGGAGATCGAGGAAGTCGTCCGGCTGGGCTTCAATCATCTCGGGGAGAATCGGGTGCTGCAACTGAAGAAGGTGGCGGGCCAGTTGGCCGAGTTTCTTCAGCAACACGCCGACGATGAAACCCTGCCGAAGGAGATTCACTGGCACATGATCGGACACCTCCAGCGCAACAAGGTCCGGCAGGTGCTGGCAACCACCAGCCTGATCCATTCAGTGGACACGCTGCGACTGGCCGAAGAGATCAACGCCGCCGCCGGCAAACTGAACCTGCGCCCGCGCGTGCTGCTCCAGGTCAACACGTCCAACGAGCCACAGAAGTACGGCGTGCCCGTCGGGGCCGCCACCCACCTGGCCGAGCAAATCGAGACACTGCCCCACCTTCGACTCATCGGGCTGATGACCATGGCCCCGCTGACGCGCGACCAGGATGTGATCCGCGCCTGCTTCATGCGGGCCCGCGAGCTGTTCTACGAGGTGCA harbors:
- the argS gene encoding arginine--tRNA ligase, whose product is MMTVLDVLEERIGAAMAAVVGTNECAAIVRPATDARFGDYQANGVMALAKQIKTNPRRLAEQVVERLDVADLCEPPEIAGPGFINLRLKPDYVAGQLLRINTDDSERLGIDPTAKAKNTVVDFSSPNIAKEMHVGHLRSTIIGDAICRALEFLGHPVIRQNHIGDWGTQFGRVILGLWHMCMAEKHGEPLYYRTELDELRRIAGSDQDLRTLCTRIRDRHEDDWSNDREGEQHFAPFLEGLNDRDVEGLWEQFLCVYQYVNALEDALAGMGLTVRTINRGREETIPYESLSRRITVMLQRQDRQEFDAWQFIRRLTLEHCGGIYRKLGVQLTDADVRGESFYNDKLPTVVGDLQASGLAVESDGATCVFPEGFKTKEGQPLPFIIRKSDGAFLYATTDLAALRYRVNELQADRIVYVTDARQIQHFQMLFAVADMAGWDRRDGEKVELAHVTFGSVLGEDARPLKTRSGENIKLKDLLDEAVERAKSVVEEKNPDLPPERKAEIAKAVGIGAVKYADYSNNRTSDYVFSFDKMLAMDGNTAPYMQYAYARIKSIERKAESKGVHIEDELHGIAALDLSEPTELDLGKHLARYGEAIESAAADYRPNYLTAYLYELAQKFSAFYTNCPVLDAPVAKRPTRLLLCDLTARTIRHGLSELLGIGVVDQM
- a CDS encoding secondary thiamine-phosphate synthase enzyme YjbQ, with the translated sequence MKVVQEEFRIGTRSRNEMIDITAHVESIVRNSGIGNGQAIVFCPHTTAAITINENADPSVPHDILLTLNELLPHHRAGYRHSEGNSDAHCKCSLVGASEQVLLRDGRLTLGTWQGIFFCEFDGPRNRKVIVQVSGQ
- a CDS encoding YggS family pyridoxal phosphate-dependent enzyme, with amino-acid sequence MTKLAERIERVKKSIASACARSSREPEDVKLVIVTKSAGIEEIEEVVRLGFNHLGENRVLQLKKVAGQLAEFLQQHADDETLPKEIHWHMIGHLQRNKVRQVLATTSLIHSVDTLRLAEEINAAAGKLNLRPRVLLQVNTSNEPQKYGVPVGAATHLAEQIETLPHLRLIGLMTMAPLTRDQDVIRACFMRARELFYEVQGEKIVGSEFTELSMGMSSDYEIAIEEGATILRIGSAIFAGS